One genomic segment of Rubripirellula amarantea includes these proteins:
- a CDS encoding pirin family protein encodes MNASRRNMLSLTAAGLIHVAASPSDSLADGTADNQWLIRQATERGHTDLGWLKSFHSFSFGDYYDQRHMGFRSLRVINDDKISAGRGFPTHPHRDMEIISYVLQGALQHKDSTGKGAIISPDDIQMMSAGTGITHSEYNPSQTEPNHFLQIWIEPAMRGVQPRYSDNKVTTEQKLNVWNFIAGPEDSGAAVDIHQDAKIFATKLQGGSSLDYTLEANRHAWLQVATGEVIVNGTTLAAGDAVASSRSTALHVVATQDADVLLFDLA; translated from the coding sequence ATGAACGCTTCACGTCGAAATATGCTTTCCTTAACGGCGGCCGGACTGATTCACGTTGCCGCTAGTCCGAGTGATTCGCTTGCTGATGGAACGGCGGATAACCAATGGTTGATTCGTCAAGCGACCGAACGTGGGCATACAGATTTGGGGTGGCTCAAGAGCTTTCACTCATTTTCGTTTGGTGACTACTACGATCAACGGCACATGGGTTTCCGTAGCCTACGTGTGATCAACGATGACAAGATTTCCGCCGGTCGAGGGTTTCCAACTCATCCGCATCGCGACATGGAAATCATTTCCTATGTGCTACAGGGGGCTTTGCAGCATAAGGACAGCACGGGCAAGGGTGCCATCATTAGTCCCGATGACATTCAAATGATGTCGGCTGGAACGGGAATCACACATAGTGAGTACAACCCATCGCAAACCGAACCGAACCATTTTCTTCAAATTTGGATTGAGCCGGCGATGCGTGGTGTGCAGCCGCGGTACAGCGACAACAAAGTAACGACGGAGCAAAAACTTAACGTCTGGAACTTTATCGCAGGCCCAGAAGACTCTGGCGCGGCGGTTGACATTCATCAAGACGCCAAAATCTTCGCGACCAAATTACAAGGTGGATCGAGTCTTGATTACACGCTTGAAGCCAATCGTCACGCGTGGCTTCAAGTTGCCACGGGTGAGGTAATCGTCAACGGAACGACGCTTGCCGCCGGTGATGCGGTGGCATCGAGCCGATCGACAGCCTTGCACGTAGTGGCAACTCAAGATGCCGACGTGCTGTTGTTCGATCTCGCTTAA
- the sugE gene encoding quaternary ammonium compound efflux SMR transporter SugE, whose amino-acid sequence MPWIYLALAGLLEIGWAVGLKYSDGFSKPIASVVTIITMIASFTLLSFALRSIPLGTGYAVWTGIGAVGTAIAGMVLFSESRDLVRLLCIALIVVGIIGLKFTLAADPN is encoded by the coding sequence ATGCCTTGGATTTATCTCGCTCTCGCCGGACTACTGGAAATCGGTTGGGCCGTGGGACTGAAGTACTCTGATGGATTCTCCAAACCGATCGCGTCGGTCGTAACCATCATCACGATGATCGCTAGCTTTACTCTCTTGTCATTCGCTCTGCGATCCATTCCTCTTGGCACCGGCTATGCGGTGTGGACGGGGATTGGAGCTGTCGGCACTGCGATTGCGGGGATGGTGTTGTTTTCAGAATCAAGAGACCTCGTCCGCTTGCTTTGCATCGCACTCATCGTCGTGGGAATCATTGGCCTCAAGTTCACTCTCGCAGCCGACCCAAACTAA
- a CDS encoding DUF1592 domain-containing protein, which produces MHLSRMGHRRVTLVAWMFAFAIATERSVEAIEPSPSQPTPVANFLANYCLDCHNAESEEGDREFDSFELPLTSEQLVIAADEMIDQVTLNVMPPEDSEQPSDEERLAFVGELRDQIQQARDLFASTGGRTVMRRLSNREYEVTLATLFGRRVDTLGLTADFPKETTIHHVDTIGESLVTSGFLLDQYFQAASRLVEARLGSPATKPQSWHFTDNFRQYEELSGPHRKAFKYGFLCLYEQPNTDTRQGGYGHIEDFLRGVPVSGLYDIEVLAQAMHRDTHYDPEIFRIDFTEPFQLAVVPGDVTKGHIHYPQAIEPVLGSTIVPDEKQEWLRFRVWLEAGQTPRFIFPNGPYESRASVLKVNERYEDELSQGNKGVDRTQILLEGALPHIKIDEIKINGPIEERGGSNEEKAVFGDDGFQPDLALEQLQEFARKAFRRPLDQTDQDRIEAIYTRRIAENAKPRQAALDTVKMILCSPSFLYLSEITPEDESELRPFDLASRLSYTLWAAPPDDVLFNSAETGRLTDTDELKLQIERLLDDTRSREFVVGFLDSWLNLRDIGNLPPPRDSVNEYYAENLPEAMKEETRLFFRNLLDENGSVTDFLDADYTYVDKKLAKLYGLPEQDTLRLADGFQRVSLAGNHQRGGVLGMASVLTVSANGVDTSPVTRGVWVLENVLGVTPPPPPDEVPSIDANVSGATTIREKLAIHSEDKACYVCHRNMDPLGFALETFDPIGRWRTEYARPKWEKNKPAALVDPSGKLPSGETFEDFDSFKFVLLEHRRDLFTRHLIEKLLTYSSGRLMERADQYEIDDILARVKADDYGLQTLVVEVMTSQIFRSR; this is translated from the coding sequence CTGATGAGATGATCGATCAGGTGACGTTGAATGTGATGCCGCCTGAGGATTCAGAGCAGCCGAGCGACGAGGAACGTCTTGCATTCGTAGGTGAACTGCGAGACCAAATTCAGCAAGCGCGAGATCTGTTCGCAAGCACTGGTGGGCGTACTGTCATGCGTCGCCTTTCCAACCGCGAGTATGAAGTGACGCTGGCGACACTGTTCGGCCGACGTGTCGATACGTTGGGCCTGACCGCAGACTTTCCCAAAGAAACAACCATCCACCACGTCGACACAATCGGCGAGAGTTTGGTGACGTCCGGGTTTCTATTGGATCAGTACTTTCAAGCTGCTTCACGATTGGTCGAAGCGCGGCTTGGCAGTCCGGCGACAAAGCCGCAGTCGTGGCACTTTACGGATAATTTTCGACAGTACGAAGAACTCAGCGGACCTCACCGAAAGGCATTCAAGTACGGCTTTCTTTGTCTGTACGAACAGCCCAACACTGACACACGACAAGGTGGCTACGGACACATCGAAGATTTCCTTCGTGGCGTACCAGTATCGGGTCTCTATGACATCGAAGTCCTTGCTCAAGCGATGCACCGAGACACTCACTACGACCCAGAAATATTCCGAATTGATTTCACTGAACCTTTCCAATTGGCCGTGGTTCCCGGTGACGTGACTAAAGGCCATATCCATTACCCTCAAGCAATTGAGCCAGTTCTGGGCAGCACGATCGTGCCGGACGAGAAACAGGAATGGCTTCGCTTTCGAGTTTGGCTTGAAGCCGGACAAACCCCTCGTTTCATCTTTCCCAACGGTCCGTATGAATCGCGTGCTTCGGTTCTAAAAGTGAATGAACGCTACGAGGATGAATTGTCGCAAGGCAATAAGGGCGTTGATCGAACTCAGATTCTTCTTGAAGGCGCACTGCCTCATATCAAGATCGACGAGATTAAGATCAACGGACCTATCGAAGAGCGCGGCGGCAGCAATGAAGAGAAAGCGGTCTTCGGCGACGACGGATTTCAACCCGACCTTGCACTCGAACAGTTGCAGGAGTTCGCAAGGAAGGCGTTCCGACGCCCGCTTGATCAAACCGACCAAGATCGTATCGAAGCGATCTACACGCGGCGGATAGCTGAAAACGCCAAGCCACGGCAAGCAGCGCTGGATACGGTGAAGATGATTCTTTGTTCGCCTTCGTTCTTGTACCTGAGCGAGATCACTCCTGAAGATGAAAGTGAACTTCGTCCATTTGATTTGGCGTCGCGACTCTCGTACACGCTTTGGGCTGCCCCGCCCGATGATGTGCTGTTTAATTCCGCGGAAACCGGACGCCTGACTGACACCGACGAACTTAAGCTGCAGATTGAGCGGCTGCTAGATGACACGAGATCGCGTGAGTTCGTTGTTGGTTTTTTGGATAGTTGGTTGAACTTGCGAGACATCGGAAACCTGCCCCCGCCTCGCGATAGCGTCAATGAGTACTATGCCGAAAACCTGCCCGAAGCGATGAAAGAAGAGACACGTCTATTCTTTCGCAACTTGCTTGATGAAAATGGCTCGGTCACTGACTTTTTGGACGCTGATTACACATATGTCGACAAGAAGCTCGCCAAGCTCTACGGACTGCCTGAGCAGGATACGCTTCGGTTAGCGGATGGTTTCCAACGAGTTAGCTTGGCGGGTAACCACCAGCGCGGCGGCGTGCTGGGCATGGCAAGCGTTCTTACGGTGAGCGCGAATGGCGTAGACACATCTCCGGTGACGCGTGGCGTCTGGGTGCTTGAAAACGTTCTGGGCGTGACACCGCCGCCGCCACCCGATGAGGTCCCGTCGATCGATGCAAACGTTAGCGGAGCAACTACGATTCGCGAAAAATTGGCCATTCATAGCGAGGATAAGGCTTGCTACGTGTGCCATCGAAACATGGACCCGCTCGGATTCGCGTTGGAAACGTTTGATCCGATTGGGCGTTGGCGAACCGAATACGCTCGGCCAAAGTGGGAAAAGAATAAGCCTGCCGCGTTAGTGGACCCGTCAGGCAAACTACCGTCGGGCGAAACGTTTGAAGATTTTGACAGTTTCAAGTTTGTGTTGCTGGAACACCGACGAGACTTGTTCACTCGCCATTTGATTGAAAAGCTTCTAACGTATTCATCCGGCCGATTGATGGAACGCGCCGACCAGTACGAGATCGACGATATTCTTGCTCGCGTCAAGGCAGACGACTATGGTTTGCAAACGTTGGTCGTCGAAGTCATGACTAGCCAAATCTTTCGCTCTCGCTAG
- the mscL gene encoding large conductance mechanosensitive channel protein MscL yields the protein MSFIQDFKDFAFKGNLIDMAVGIVMGTATAAIVKSFLENIISPLIAVVAGVPDMSALTIPLGKEITNDAGETVTAAIHYGSFIQNVIDFTILAFVIFIALKVASKWMKKAEADAPPPADIVLLTEIRDSLKK from the coding sequence ATGAGTTTTATCCAAGACTTCAAAGACTTCGCATTCAAGGGAAACCTTATCGACATGGCCGTCGGGATTGTGATGGGCACGGCGACGGCGGCAATCGTGAAATCCTTTCTCGAGAACATTATTAGCCCACTGATCGCAGTGGTTGCTGGTGTTCCCGATATGTCGGCTCTAACCATTCCGCTTGGCAAAGAGATCACCAACGATGCTGGCGAAACTGTGACCGCAGCCATTCATTACGGTTCTTTCATCCAGAATGTGATCGACTTCACCATCCTTGCCTTCGTGATCTTTATCGCATTGAAGGTAGCGAGCAAGTGGATGAAAAAGGCAGAAGCTGATGCACCACCACCAGCCGATATCGTGCTTCTGACCGAGATTCGTGACTCACTGAAGAAGTAG
- a CDS encoding MarR family winged helix-turn-helix transcriptional regulator: protein MAPITLRQQLGKRGPFESLEQEAMLSILRTSDLLENRLARLLRDHDLTPSQYNALRIMRGEGKPMPCLEVAQRMIQVAPAITRVVDQLVAKGLASKEQSLEDRRVYLVEITKPGLRVLSKLDEPIQTMHQTLLGHVPKSELKMLNAILQATREGIAE, encoded by the coding sequence ATGGCCCCCATCACGCTACGCCAGCAACTCGGGAAACGCGGTCCGTTTGAATCGCTCGAACAAGAGGCAATGCTTAGCATCCTTCGCACGAGTGACCTGCTCGAAAATCGCCTCGCAAGATTGTTGCGTGATCACGACCTAACGCCGTCGCAGTACAACGCACTTCGCATCATGCGTGGCGAGGGCAAGCCGATGCCCTGCTTGGAAGTAGCGCAACGGATGATTCAGGTTGCTCCCGCGATCACTCGCGTCGTCGATCAATTGGTCGCCAAGGGGCTCGCCAGTAAAGAACAATCACTCGAAGATCGCCGTGTGTACCTTGTGGAGATCACAAAGCCGGGACTGCGTGTGTTATCCAAACTTGATGAACCAATTCAAACGATGCATCAGACGCTGTTGGGACACGTGCCCAAGTCAGAATTGAAAATGCTCAACGCAATTTTGCAAGCGACCAGGGAAGGGATCGCGGAGTAG